A single window of Fischerella sp. PCC 9605 DNA harbors:
- a CDS encoding alpha/beta fold hydrolase yields MQREIPLYTLEGVRNTEVSTHHFSTEDMLGLSMLRFQRAACDDVVLIIHGLTTSTDMFIMPEHYNLVQYLLDNGFGDVWTLDYRMSNRHTYNLQMHRHNMDDIALFDHPAAIAKMREQIGDRRIHVICHCLGSVSFTMSLFAKAVTGITSVISNSAALTPRVPNWSFVKLNLAPFLVEYVLGLPHLNPRWSEEAGITKGKLFSKTVSAFHHECNVPSCHMLSVMWGTGWPALYSHENLHEVTHQRGADLYGGTGLHYYRHVRKMVKNNNTAVKLEPNNPKYDRLPNNYLEYAREIETPVLFMTGDNNHVFTDSNIVCHKRLEQIVPGRHELHVFPGYGHQDVFMGKNVHIDIFPRLLQFLNKQRSKYVSGNTVATTAN; encoded by the coding sequence ATGCAGCGTGAAATACCACTTTACACATTAGAAGGTGTGCGGAATACCGAGGTTTCCACACATCATTTTTCAACTGAAGATATGCTGGGACTTAGCATGTTGCGGTTCCAGCGTGCAGCTTGTGACGATGTAGTTTTGATTATTCACGGTCTAACTACATCAACAGATATGTTCATCATGCCCGAACATTACAACCTCGTGCAGTATTTGTTGGACAACGGGTTTGGTGATGTTTGGACATTAGACTATCGAATGAGCAACAGACATACGTATAATCTGCAAATGCATCGCCATAACATGGATGATATCGCTCTGTTCGACCATCCAGCAGCGATCGCCAAGATGCGCGAACAAATAGGCGATCGCCGCATCCACGTTATCTGTCATTGTTTGGGTTCTGTATCCTTTACAATGAGCTTGTTTGCCAAAGCTGTCACAGGTATTACTAGCGTCATTTCCAATAGTGCAGCCTTAACACCGCGTGTACCCAACTGGTCATTCGTCAAATTAAATCTTGCGCCTTTCCTAGTCGAATATGTTTTGGGACTTCCCCACCTAAACCCGCGCTGGAGTGAAGAAGCTGGTATCACAAAAGGCAAACTCTTCTCTAAAACTGTCTCGGCATTTCACCATGAATGCAATGTACCTTCTTGCCATATGCTAAGCGTAATGTGGGGAACAGGCTGGCCAGCTTTATACAGCCATGAAAATCTCCACGAAGTTACCCACCAACGCGGTGCAGACTTATACGGTGGTACTGGTTTGCATTACTATCGACATGTCCGCAAAATGGTAAAAAACAATAATACAGCGGTCAAACTTGAGCCAAATAATCCTAAATATGACCGCCTACCCAATAACTACCTTGAGTACGCACGGGAAATTGAAACTCCCGTCCTATTCATGACAGGCGATAACAATCACGTGTTTACTGATTCTAATATTGTCTGTCACAAGAGATTGGAGCAAATCGTACCAGGCAGACATGAACTTCACGTTTTCCCTGGCTACGGTCATCAAGACGTGTTTATGGGTAAAAACGTCCACATCGATATTTTCCCCAGATTGCTGCAATTTTTGAACAAGCAACGGTCTAAATATGTGAGTGGAAACACTGTAGCAACGACAGCTAATTGA
- a CDS encoding NAD-dependent epimerase/dehydratase family protein translates to MNLFVTGGSGFLGKRLIKRLISDNNHVTALARSDSSGRTIEQLGAKTIKGNLENISDWEAYLAGQEIVIHCAAPVEFWGSWEKFYQEITLATKNLLISASKMNVKKFIYISSESVLQDELPLIDIDETYPYPAEPNSYYGKAKKLAEEEILNFPTEMKCIILRPTYVWGKGDKTPQTLETKVKSGQFLWIDSGECVIETVHVDNLVEAISLACVKGENKEIYIVTDDDPITVRDYFTQLFKIRRINPPNTNLPSLIVNPLASIVESIWKLLNIKSTPPLSKFEISFVAMPRKYNISKIKQELDYKPIMTREMGLKEMMNS, encoded by the coding sequence ATGAATCTTTTTGTCACAGGTGGCTCAGGATTTCTTGGTAAGAGACTAATAAAACGTTTGATTAGTGACAACAATCATGTCACAGCTTTAGCTAGATCTGATTCATCAGGGAGAACTATTGAACAATTAGGCGCAAAAACTATCAAAGGAAATCTAGAGAATATTAGCGACTGGGAAGCATACTTAGCGGGACAAGAGATCGTTATTCATTGTGCTGCACCAGTCGAATTTTGGGGATCTTGGGAAAAGTTTTATCAAGAAATTACTCTAGCTACAAAGAACTTGTTAATCAGTGCTAGCAAGATGAATGTTAAAAAATTCATCTATATTAGTTCCGAATCAGTTCTGCAAGATGAGCTTCCTTTAATTGATATAGATGAAACATACCCTTATCCAGCAGAACCCAATTCTTACTATGGAAAAGCTAAGAAATTAGCTGAAGAAGAAATCTTAAATTTCCCTACAGAAATGAAGTGTATTATCCTGCGTCCTACTTATGTTTGGGGCAAGGGAGATAAAACACCGCAAACATTAGAAACAAAAGTCAAATCTGGCCAATTTTTATGGATAGATAGCGGTGAATGTGTAATTGAAACCGTTCATGTAGATAACCTCGTAGAAGCCATATCCTTAGCTTGTGTAAAAGGAGAAAATAAAGAAATCTATATTGTTACTGATGATGACCCTATAACTGTCAGAGATTACTTTACTCAACTTTTCAAAATCAGAAGAATAAACCCTCCAAACACAAATTTACCGAGTCTGATTGTTAATCCTCTGGCAAGTATAGTTGAATCAATTTGGAAATTGCTGAATATCAAAAGCACACCTCCTCTTTCCAAATTTGAAATATCTTTTGTGGCAATGCCCAGAAAATACAATATTTCAAAAATTAAACAGGAATTGGACTATAAACCCATCATGACTAGAGAAATGGGATTGAAGGAAATGATGAATAGTTAG
- a CDS encoding family 1 glycosylhydrolase — protein MHHFQKKVAVVKSTTAETNVYEVLPNTEVEILPDYEEALRALDYEQVDAILADDSILLGIIQQQPGQYRLVNHRLTEEPYAAAVVKGDRFLLNAVDQAVRHFKESGTWVESFTRYFSSQPVPELPKMGRRSSLGDITNQNNVPSSPTLPLPPSPTPPLPLAKPGTALRRIQNRGYLIVAVKDNVPGFGYRDPKTGEYSGLEIDLARAVAEQIFGARAKVKFHPVKSEQRLPLLRSLASIFDPVQKIFSILSTSLTSNWWHLGMAGKLPEFLCPKECVGQQDFVGFDYYWGISNLRIHRVKQLMDAAFGRFNNAPVWSGVLYDMLKFHAKLFPDKEILIVENGCVDVADGVKREDYIRQHIREVQRACNDGVKVAGYVCWSMTSNREWGLKFGPASDFGLYHIDLDTDSELKRKPTTAAATYREIIEKRTV, from the coding sequence TTGCACCATTTCCAAAAGAAGGTAGCTGTAGTTAAAAGCACAACCGCCGAAACCAATGTATACGAAGTGCTTCCTAACACCGAAGTGGAGATACTACCGGACTATGAAGAAGCCCTGAGAGCGCTGGACTACGAGCAGGTGGACGCCATCCTCGCTGACGACTCAATTTTGTTAGGAATAATACAGCAGCAACCAGGACAATATCGACTTGTAAACCATAGGTTAACGGAAGAACCCTACGCTGCGGCAGTCGTCAAAGGCGATCGCTTCTTACTCAATGCTGTAGACCAAGCAGTACGCCATTTCAAAGAATCCGGAACTTGGGTAGAAAGCTTTACTCGTTACTTCTCCAGTCAACCCGTACCAGAACTACCGAAGATGGGCAGACGTTCTAGCCTTGGTGATATTACTAATCAAAACAATGTCCCCTCTTCCCCCACTCTCCCACTTCCCCCTTCTCCCACTCCTCCCCTACCGCTTGCTAAACCAGGAACAGCGTTACGTCGCATTCAAAACCGGGGTTATTTGATTGTTGCAGTTAAAGACAACGTACCTGGCTTTGGCTACCGTGACCCCAAAACAGGTGAGTACAGTGGTTTAGAAATAGATTTAGCGCGTGCAGTCGCAGAGCAAATTTTTGGCGCTCGCGCTAAAGTAAAGTTTCATCCCGTCAAGTCTGAACAACGTCTGCCCCTACTACGTTCCCTTGCCAGCATCTTTGACCCTGTGCAAAAGATTTTCAGCATCCTGTCAACATCCCTTACAAGTAACTGGTGGCATCTCGGCATGGCGGGAAAACTACCGGAATTCCTCTGCCCAAAAGAATGTGTCGGTCAACAGGATTTTGTCGGGTTTGACTACTACTGGGGTATCAGTAATTTGCGAATTCACCGCGTCAAACAATTAATGGATGCTGCTTTCGGACGCTTTAACAATGCACCCGTTTGGTCTGGTGTACTCTATGATATGCTTAAATTCCACGCCAAGCTATTCCCCGATAAAGAAATTTTGATTGTTGAGAACGGTTGCGTTGATGTAGCAGACGGCGTGAAGCGCGAAGATTACATCCGCCAGCACATCCGCGAAGTACAGCGTGCTTGTAATGATGGCGTCAAGGTAGCAGGTTACGTCTGTTGGAGCATGACCTCAAACCGCGAGTGGGGTTTGAAGTTTGGCCCGGCCAGTGACTTTGGGTTATACCATATTGATCTAGACACAGACTCAGAATTAAAGCGCAAACCAACTACAGCAGCGGCGACGTACCGAGAGATTATAGAAAAACGAACTGTTTGA